From the Planktothricoides raciborskii GIHE-MW2 genome, the window GTGGCAACTCCCCTGGAACATCTTTGGAATCAAGTGCTCGAACGCTTACAACTACAATTGAGTCGTCCGACCTTTGAAACCTGGATTAAAACAGCAAAGGCGGAGCAATTAGAAAACTACTGTTTAGTGATTAGAACCCCGAACCCCTTTGCGCGAAATTGGTTGCAGAAATACTATGTCAAAACCATTGCTGAGGTAGTTCAGGAGATTTTGCAACATCCAGTGGAAATTTATATTACAACGGATCAAGCGGAAATTGTTTGTGGCACAGAAGCTGCCGAATATATTTGGCCTTCACCAACTCCCGGAGGAGGGATAGAAACCAGTCTTGGGCCTCGACCCCGCCCATCAGAACTGAATCTTAAATATAATTTTTCTAGTTTTGTGGTCGGTTCTAATAATCGTATGGCTCATGCGGCATCTTTGGCCGTGGCTGAGTCTCCGGGACGGGAGTTTAATCCCCTATTTCTCTGTGGGGGAGTGGGTTTGGGCAAAACTCATTTAATGCAGGCGATCGGGCATTATCGCTTAGAAATTGCTCCCAACACCCGCATATTTTATGTTTCCACAGAACAATTTACCAATGATTTAATTGTGGCTATCCGCAAAGATAGTATGCAAAGTTTCCGCGAACATTATCGGGCAGCGGATGTGTTATTAGTCGATGATATTCAGTTTATTGAAGGAAAAGAATATACCCAAGAAGAATTTTTTCACACCTTTAATACCTTACATGAAGCGGGTAAGCAAGTGGTGTTAGCTGCCGATCGCCCTCCCAATCAAATTCCCCGATTACAAGAACGTTTATGCTCCCGATTTTCTATGGGATTAATTGCGGATATTCAGCCCCCGGATTTAGAAACTCGCATGGCAATTTTGCAAAAAAAAGCCGAATATGAAAATATGCGATTGCCCCGGGATGTGATTGAATATATTGCCAGACAGTTCACTTCCAATATTCGGGAATTAGAAGGAGCATTAATTCGCACCGTGGCTTATATTTCCATTTCTGGATTACCTATGACCGTGCAGAATATTGCTCCGATTTTAAATCCCCAAACCGAAAAGCTAGAAGCGACTCCAGAAGCGGTAATGAATGCGGTGATTTCTATATTTGGGGTTTCTATGGAAGAGTTAAAAGGAAATTCCCGCCGTCGAGAAATTAGTCAAGCTCGTCAAATTGCCATGTATTTGATGCGGCAACATACCGACTTAAGCTTGCCGAAAATTGGCGAAGAATTTGGCGGCAAAGACCATACTACGGTACTGTATAGTTGTGAAAAAATTGCCCAGCGAATCCAGCAAGACCCGGATTTAGCCAATATTTTACGCCAGTTAAACGATCGCATTCATTTAGCCAATCGTCAAGGGAGCGAAAGTGCTCCGCACCGCTATCGCGATCGCTAACCATCCTTTATAGAAATTTTCTGTGGAAAACTTCCGGAAATTCTGTGGAAAACTTGCAAGCCAAACCGATGGGTTTTCCTCAAATCTCCTCCGAGCGTCACCACAGAGAACCATTATTTGTATTATAGATGACAAATTCCCGTCCATTAACCTGGCAAATTTTCCCCAAATTTTCCCCAAAATTTCCCCAGGTTTTCCACAGGTTTTCCACAGGTTTGTCCCCAGCCAACCCAAAAGATAAGGGAATCACCTGGAAAGTTTTCCACAGTTTCCACAGGTTTCTGGCGGCGGCAACAGGCGCGATCGCTCCCTGGTTAAATGGAATTGTGAAAACTTCCAGCCAGAAAAAGCCAAAATTTTGACTCAGGCTATCTTATGATTGATATCTCGACTATTTAACTGCTATGAAATTTACTTGTAACCAAAGCGACCTCCACAGCAACCTATCATTAGTCAGTCGTGCAGTCCCCTCGCGGCCTAGTCATCCAATCCTCGCCAATGTGCTACTCACTGCCGATCAAGAACATCAGCGAGTTCAACTGACTGGTTTTGACCTCAGTCTGGGACTTTGTACCAGTTTTGCCGCTGACATCGAAGTGGGTGGTCAACTCACCCTGCCCGCGAAATTACTCAATGATATTGTTTCCCGTCTACCAAATGGGGAGATTACCATTGACGATCAAACCGCACAGGCAATGGTGACATTAACCAGTCAAACCGGAAAGTATCAAGTCCGGGGTATGGGGGCAGAAGAATTTCCTTCTCTGCCAGAAATTGCCAATCGCGAAGCGGTTTATCTTTCGGCGGAAGCTTTAATCGAAGGGTTGCGGGGGTCTTTGTTTGCCACCAGCAATGATGAAACCAAGCAAGTGCTCACGGGGTTACATATTATTGTGCAACCAGAAACCCTGGAATTTGCCGCTACCGACGGTCATCGCTTGGCGTTGGTCGAAACCGAAAACCCGAATCAATCAGAGGAAGAACCCTTTGAAGTCACCGTTCCTGCTAGAGCCCTGCGGGAATTGGAACGGATGATTACTATGCGTCAGTCACAATCTCAAGACGAAGCTTTATCTCTAGTGGTTTATTTAGATCCCGGTCAAGTGGTGTTTGAGTTGGCGGATCAACGGCTGACCAGCCG encodes:
- the dnaA gene encoding chromosomal replication initiator protein DnaA; the encoded protein is MATPLEHLWNQVLERLQLQLSRPTFETWIKTAKAEQLENYCLVIRTPNPFARNWLQKYYVKTIAEVVQEILQHPVEIYITTDQAEIVCGTEAAEYIWPSPTPGGGIETSLGPRPRPSELNLKYNFSSFVVGSNNRMAHAASLAVAESPGREFNPLFLCGGVGLGKTHLMQAIGHYRLEIAPNTRIFYVSTEQFTNDLIVAIRKDSMQSFREHYRAADVLLVDDIQFIEGKEYTQEEFFHTFNTLHEAGKQVVLAADRPPNQIPRLQERLCSRFSMGLIADIQPPDLETRMAILQKKAEYENMRLPRDVIEYIARQFTSNIRELEGALIRTVAYISISGLPMTVQNIAPILNPQTEKLEATPEAVMNAVISIFGVSMEELKGNSRRREISQARQIAMYLMRQHTDLSLPKIGEEFGGKDHTTVLYSCEKIAQRIQQDPDLANILRQLNDRIHLANRQGSESAPHRYRDR
- the dnaN gene encoding DNA polymerase III subunit beta encodes the protein MKFTCNQSDLHSNLSLVSRAVPSRPSHPILANVLLTADQEHQRVQLTGFDLSLGLCTSFAADIEVGGQLTLPAKLLNDIVSRLPNGEITIDDQTAQAMVTLTSQTGKYQVRGMGAEEFPSLPEIANREAVYLSAEALIEGLRGSLFATSNDETKQVLTGLHIIVQPETLEFAATDGHRLALVETENPNQSEEEPFEVTVPARALRELERMITMRQSQSQDEALSLVVYLDPGQVVFELADQRLTSRTLEGKYPAYRQLIPTQFERQVNVERKQLLAALERIAILASQKNDIVKFTIDSGNQQLSLSVEAQDVGSGQESIAAQVSGGNMEIAFNVKYAMESLKNLGSNEIQIQLNSATSPVVLNPLSGAKMTHLLMPVQLRN